Proteins from a single region of Phyllopteryx taeniolatus isolate TA_2022b chromosome 10, UOR_Ptae_1.2, whole genome shotgun sequence:
- the hbegfa gene encoding heparin-binding EGF-like growth factor a isoform X2: MRIWSVVLLLLHALVASRLACGAAVDRYDSDRQRHTAVVNFQDTSKDGRPEEGSRGGAAAAPSGEDEDEDEEYDDEYYHDGNEYEDSTSGDDEVEVPRVAMSSKPQAPSAILEAESSEGQRRRGKGRKKGKGKGKKRNPCLKKYKDFCIHGTCQYLRDIRLPSCVCHLSYSGERCEFFTLPVERPQEGYNRTTALAVVAVVLSSICLTIIGLLLMLRQRSGDTTSK, encoded by the exons ATGAGGATTTGGAGTGTTGTGCTTTTGCTGCTTCACGCTCTGG TGGCGTCTAGACTGGCGTGCGGCGCGGCGGTGGACCGGTATGACAGCGACAGGCAGCGGCACACTGCTGTCGTCAACTTCCAGGACACGAGCAAAGACGGAAGGCCGGAGGAGGGGAGCAGAGGAGGCGCAGCGGCCGCTCCATCCGGGGAGGATGAGGACGAGGATGAGGAGTATGATGATGAATACTACCACGATGGAAACGAATATGAGGACAGCACGTCTGGGGATGATGAAGTGGAAGTGCCGAGAG ttgctaTGTCAAGCAAGCCCCAAGCCCCATCTGCCATTCTGGAAGCGGAAAGCAGTGAAGGACAGAGAAGGCGAGGAAAGGGAAGAAAGAAGGGGAAAGGGAAAGGAAAGAAGAGAAATCCTTGCCTGAAGAAGTATAAAGATTTCTGCATCCACGGCACCTGTCAGTACCTGAGGGACATCCGACTTCCCTCATGTGT GTGCCACCTGAGTTACTCTGGGGAAAGATGTGAGTTCTTCACTCTCCCCGTGGAAAGGCCTCAAGAGGGCTACAACCGTACCACGGCTCTGGCTGTGGTGGCTGTCGTGCTCTCGTCCATCTGCCTCACCATCATCGGCCTTTTGCTCATGCTCAG GCAGAGGAGCGGAGATACTACCTCAAAATAG
- the hbegfa gene encoding heparin-binding EGF-like growth factor a isoform X1: MRIWSVVLLLLHALVASRLACGAAVDRYDSDRQRHTAVVNFQDTSKDGRPEEGSRGGAAAAPSGEDEDEDEEYDDEYYHDGNEYEDSTSGDDEVEVPRVAMSSKPQAPSAILEAESSEGQRRRGKGRKKGKGKGKKRNPCLKKYKDFCIHGTCQYLRDIRLPSCVCHLSYSGERCEFFTLPVERPQEGYNRTTALAVVAVVLSSICLTIIGLLLMLRFHKRGAYDVENEEKVKLGLASNH; this comes from the exons ATGAGGATTTGGAGTGTTGTGCTTTTGCTGCTTCACGCTCTGG TGGCGTCTAGACTGGCGTGCGGCGCGGCGGTGGACCGGTATGACAGCGACAGGCAGCGGCACACTGCTGTCGTCAACTTCCAGGACACGAGCAAAGACGGAAGGCCGGAGGAGGGGAGCAGAGGAGGCGCAGCGGCCGCTCCATCCGGGGAGGATGAGGACGAGGATGAGGAGTATGATGATGAATACTACCACGATGGAAACGAATATGAGGACAGCACGTCTGGGGATGATGAAGTGGAAGTGCCGAGAG ttgctaTGTCAAGCAAGCCCCAAGCCCCATCTGCCATTCTGGAAGCGGAAAGCAGTGAAGGACAGAGAAGGCGAGGAAAGGGAAGAAAGAAGGGGAAAGGGAAAGGAAAGAAGAGAAATCCTTGCCTGAAGAAGTATAAAGATTTCTGCATCCACGGCACCTGTCAGTACCTGAGGGACATCCGACTTCCCTCATGTGT GTGCCACCTGAGTTACTCTGGGGAAAGATGTGAGTTCTTCACTCTCCCCGTGGAAAGGCCTCAAGAGGGCTACAACCGTACCACGGCTCTGGCTGTGGTGGCTGTCGTGCTCTCGTCCATCTGCCTCACCATCATCGGCCTTTTGCTCATGCTCAG GTTTCACAAGCGGGGAGCGTATGATGTAGAGAATGAGGAGAAGGTCAAGTTAGGGTTAGCATCCAACCACTGA